The nucleotide sequence GGCCGTCTATTCGCCCGCTTTCTATATCGCCCTCGTCACCTTTCACCCTGGCTTGATTCCGTCTGATCTCGCCTTTTCGATTGCCGCCACACGTGATGGAGTTCCATTTCCAGCATTCGTAGAAGCGATCATGATGGTGACGACGATGGAGCTGTTGCAGGAAGCCGGGTTACGCTTACCGAAACCGATCGGCCAGACCATCGGAATCGTCGGTGGTCTCGTCATCGGTGACGCAGCGGTTTCTGCGGGCATCGTCAGTCCTGTCATGGTTATTGTCGTCGCCCTCACTGCCATCGCTTCTTTTGCCATCCCTTCTTATCACCTTGCCATTGCCTTTCGAATGATCCGTTTTTTCGCCATGTTTATGGCAGCCATTTTTGGTATTTATGGCGTGGTGTTGAGCTTGATTGCCATTATGATTCATTTATCCAATCTGACTAGCATCGGGTACCCTTATTTGGCTCCTCTTGCCCCACAGATGCCGAGGGATTGGAAGGATATGATTTTACGCGCACCTGTTACCTTCTTGAAAACCCGACCAGATGCCCTTCACACGAAAGATGAAAACAGAATGAGTACAGGAGGGTCGTAAGTGAGTGCACAAACCTTGGCGGAGAAAATGATCAGCAAAAATCATATGGGGATTAACATTGCCTCAGTCACAATCGGCGTCGGCATCCTGACTTTTCCCCGCTCCTTAGCCAAGGCAACCGGAGCATTCGATGGATGGATTTCCGTCGTGATCAGCGGTCTTTGTGCGTGCTTGGTTGGCTGGCTGCTTGCCAAGCTGGCAGCCCGGTTTCCGAGACAAACCTTCTTTGAATACAGCTCGATCATCGTGAGCAAACCGATCGCCTACATCCTGACCTTACTCGTCTGTATTTACACGATGCTGTTTGTCTCGTTTGAAATCAGGGCAATCGGAAACATCGCCAAGCAGTACCTGTTCTACAATACCCCGGTGGAAATGATCACGCTCTCCTTTCTCTTGATTGTTCAGTATTCTGTGGTTGGATCACGTATTGCCATGCTTCGGCTTAACTTGCTGTTTTTACCTGTGGTGCTTGTCGTCATGTTCGTCGTCCTGCTGTTTACTACCCAGTTGTTTGAGATCGAAAATATTCGCCCCTTCTTTTCTTCTGACTGGCGTTCTCTCTTGGAAGGCTCCAGAGTGGTCGGACTGTCTTACTCTGGATTTGAGATTATCCTTTTTTACACCATGCTAATGAAACAGCCTCAGGAAGGTGCAAAGGCCGTGGCGTTAGGTCTCTCGATCCCCATTCTGCTCTACATGACCATCTACATGTTCGCCATCGGTGTATTCTCTGCGGAGGTTGCGACGAACTTGACCTATCCAACCATCGAGCTGGCAAAAGAAGTCGAAATCCCCGGCGGATTTTTTGAACGGGTGGAGTCCATTTTCTTTACCATCTGGATCATGACGATCTTCAACACATGTGCAATGTGGCTCGATATTACCGTGCTCAACTTGTCGTCCATGTTCCACAAGGTACACAAAACGATTTGGGTGCTCATTCTTTCTCCCATGATTTATTTTGTCGCGATGCTCCCGCAAAACCTGGTTGATTTCTTCACGTTTGCAGATAACATCACTTATTTCGGAATGATCGTCGTCTATTTATGTCCGATTTTGCTGCTCCTCATCGCTTTCATACGAGGTGTAAAGGGTCATGAATAGACAACTCACTGCTTTCTGCATCTTCCTGCTTCTTTCGACTTTGCTGGCTGGATGCTGGGATCAGGTTCAAATTGAGGAGCGAGGATTTGTCGTGGGCGTAGCGATTGATAAACCTCGTACGAATGAAGCCGAGCAGCAAGCCAAACAAGAGGCTCCAGACAAACCTCAAGTAAAAGAACGCTTTCTCGTCACACATCAATTCGTCGTCCCCGGTGGATTGATCTCCGGCGGCCAAGGAAGCGGCGGTGGTCAAAACACAGCGAATGAGGCTTACCTCAACCTCATATCCGAGGGAGATTCTCTTTTCGAGATTTCCCGCGAATTAGCTACCCGGACCAGCAGAACTCCGTTTTATCAACACATGAAGATCCTGATCGTCTCCGAAGACATCTCCCGTACGAAAAACGGTTTTGCCAGAGCACTCGATTTCTATTTGCGAGATCCAGATTCCAGACGAAGCAGCAAAGTATTTATCTCAAATGGCCTCGCCAAAGAAGTACTGGAAGTCAAACCGAAAACAGAAAAGCTACCCGCTATTTACGTTAACTCGATTGGAGAAAACGTCAATAAAAATTCCCGCATGCTTCCAGAAGTTCGATTGGGTGATGTCCACGAGGAGCTTCTCAGTTCATACAGTTTTGTGGTCCCGCGCATTAGAGCAGAAAAGCAGGAGGTAAAATTAGCAGGCTCCGCTGTTTTTACCCACGACAATCAGTTGATTGGTTTTCTCGGGGAAGAAGAGACGGAGGGACTGAATTTTCTCACCGGAAAAGTTAAGGGAGGTATGGTAAAAGGCAAGTTTAAAAACAATCTTGTCTCGATGAACATTCAAGGGATCAAGCATGGCATTAAAGCAGATTTACGCGATCAGCAGCACATGAAATTCACGATAAATATCGAATGTGAAGGCACATTAGCGGAGTCTTACGCCACAATCGATTCCTTGAATAACACGGCAATGGGGAAGCTTGAACAAGTGTTTGCCGAAGAAATCGAGCGAATGAGTAATGATACCGTCAAGAAGGTCCATAAGCAGATGAAAGTGGATGTCATCAAGCTTGGCAGCTATCTGAAGCAGCATCATTTTTCGCTGTGGAAAAAGATTCGGCAGGATTGGGAAACAGGGCAGCATCTGTATGAAAAAAGTGAAATAACCGTTCAAGCAAAGGTCTATTTACGCAATATCGGCGCGATCAACCGTACCGAACGCCAAAATAACAGGTGATCCCATGTTCAAATTTTTAGGTGTAGTCCCTCCTTATTTGACCCTCACAGGGACGATCTTGGCGTTTTTGATTCCCTATCTTTTTTTTAAAATCAATAACAAAATTCATGAGTTAGGCGATCCGCCTTGGAAGAAACGGAATAACTCCAATTCGTAGCAAAAGCGTTCTCAACATAAAAAGCAAGGGCCTACTCAGCATAACGAGCCAGCCCTTGCTTATTTCACTTGCCATTAAAAAAAACTTCATACGTTACACGACTATAACTATTTTGCAGATTTTCGAGTCCTTGGATTTCATTTTCTAGAATTTCTAATTCTTTCAAGAGTACTTCCATGCGTTCTTTTGCTTGTATCTTTTTATTTTCTTGATCATCTCTTTTCAATTTCTTTTTGGGGCCTTTTATTTGTTTATCCAAACTCTCCTCTTCAACTCTAAGCTCGTCAACCCTCGCTTTCAGACCTACCAATCTCCGATATTCTATTATCGATTTACTCATGCAATCTTCAAATTTCTCTTTATATACAGGATAGTTTGTATCTACGACTTGCTTGTATAACCGTCTACTTTCTCGGTGATCTTTTATTTTTAAGAGGGTCCGTTTCAGTTCCATTAGCGATAGGATATACTCTTCAATCTGTACCGGACTTGCCTCTTTATTAATTTTCGTGGTTAGTTCGTTCCATGTTTCCTTTCCCAACTCTAAGATTTTCAATTCTTCACGTTGAACGGAAAACAACTCTAACCATTCTTCATTCGCATCACGCAGCTTCTGATATTCGTTTTTGATCTGACAATTATGTAATCGGGTGATAAAGAATCCTTTTTTTGTATCCCCAATCTGCCTATTGATTTCTCTTTTAGGAAGCAGCTCAAATTCTTCTGGTTGTTTTACGTCTTCAATGGCTTCAATATCATGGATCAGGTGTTTGTTTTGCTCCAGCATTTTTTCTGCCTTTTCTAAACTGCTCGCAGAGTTTGCAGCCCGTCCTTTTCGAACATCACCATAGAAGGCTGTTTTCTTGCCTTCCTCTCCCTTCCAATCGATCGGATTCTTATTCTTTTTTCGATCAGTCGGCAGTGCTTGATGCATGGAAAAGTGAATATTTTTCACCCAGTGAAGATCATTAAACTCTTCGGAATCTTTGTCAAAAAGGGACTTGTCGTCTTTCTCATCTGCTAGCCATAGATTGTATCTAGCAGTGGTCTCTGCTTTTGCAGAATCCAAATTCGTTTCGTCCATGGTTTGCGAATATTGATCATAAGAAGCTGTCCCGTTTGTTGGAGAACCAAATTGCCCATCATTGATCATCAACGCTTTCGCATCCCATTTAAACGGAATTCTTACAGGAAGCTGAATTTCCCAAGGTTTATCCGAGTCGATTTCTTTCAATATGCCCCGTTTCTTCAATTGATCCTGATCCACGGAAAAGTTATATTGATCGTATTGCAATTCAACGGTGTACTCATACTTTGTTCCAACCCTTGCCCCACGCAGCATAACCTCGATGGTATTATTATAAGATTCCTGATTATTTTTCTTATCTTGTGGAGCAACATTCCATTGCTGGTCTGCTTGTTCTCCCCGCAGAATCTGATAGCCTACCAAATGGCCCCCATTATAACTGGCCACTCGGTGCTTATCATTCCCATCACGTATGAGCGATTCTTCATAACCAAGATTCCCGATAGCCGGTACTAGCCCAGACGGGTCACGTTCAGAATTCCAGCCGTTTTTTGTGATATCAGCGGTAACAGAATGGGGTCGATCGCATGTATCTCCCAATTCTTTTGTAAAATGGAAAATGGATGAATTCAAATTTTCTTCCCCGTACACTTCCTTTAGCAGTCCCCAAAAGGTAGGGAGCCCTTTATCCGCTTTCACATCCGTAAATTTCCCGTCATCTCCAACGGCATTTTCGAAATCCTTTTTTCCGTATCTATCTGGCTTGTCCGCTTTCATTTTATTGAGACTGTCTGGATCGAGTTTCCTTTGGATGACAGGCATGGAAGGTTGCCTTTGATTTTGCAGAAGCTTCGTCATTGCCTTGTTTCCTACTTTTTTGGCGAGTTGTAAAACGGGTGGCATATTTCGGTGGGAATTGGGTGGGAAAAGCTTATTTTCAGGTAGATGTGCGTTGCTAGCCATCATTTCATTTCCTGGTGGGACTTGATCCCGATTTTTGAACACCTGATCATCCTCCTACTAGAATGAAAATTCTTTCTTTTATGATAGGACTTGCCCGTTTACCCGAGCAAGCCCACTATTATTTTCCCTATTGTTGTGCCAGCAAATCAGCAAACGCTTTGGCGTACGCAGGTAGATCAGGCGGTCTACGGGACCCAACAATGTGACCGTCTACCACAACCTCTTCATCGACCCAAATCGCGCCTGCATTCTCCATATCATCTTTAATGCCTGGCGTCGATGTCGTGGTTACCCCGCGTAGAATTTTTGCAGAAGCAAGCACCCACCCCGCATGGCAAATATGTCCAATCGGTTTTTTCGCCTCGTGCATCGCAACCACAAACGACAGCACTTCCGGATAGCGGCGCAGCTTGTCAGGTGCCCATCCTCCTGGAACGAGTACGCCTGCATAGTCGGCAGGATTGACCTCTGCCATCGCTTTGTCAGCCTCACACGGTACACCGTACTTCCCTATGTAGACGTGATTCGCCTTCGGGCCGACGAAATGGACGGTAGCACCTTCCTCTCTCAATCTCATCACCGGATACCAGAGCTCGAGATCCTCAAATTCACTTTCAACGAAACAAACCACTTGTTTTCCTGCAAGTCTCAACGTTCTCGCCTCCTTTTCCTTCTATACTACGTTATTGTAGCAGGTACAAAAGGAAAAGACAGCAGATAGGAATCGTAAAAAATCTTTGTGTGCTAAGAAAGTATACGCTGTTATATTGTCTTTAAAAACCTGTTACAATCCAACAATTCCATTGTCACACATAGAATAATTGACGTTATAAAAATACTGTACTATATTGTTCTTGTGGTCTGTTTCAAGCGCAAGTCAGATTTCCCTCACGTATTTCCCAATCCATATAAACAGAATCGGAAGGAAGATTTGTATGTCTAACCATGTACCGATCGTTCCATCACTAAGTGATAGCGGCAATCACTATTATCAAACCTATGAAGAAAGCCTTGCTCTTTGGCCAGTTCATTACGAAACATTTTATGTATCTACCCGTTTCGGTCAAACGCATATTATTGCAAGTGGACCAAAGAATGCACCACCACTCGTATTGCTGCACGGAGCAATGTTTAGTTCCACCATGTGGTATCCAAACATTGCTGATTGGAGCAGCGAATACCGAACATATGCAATTGATATCATGGGTGATAAGAACAAAAGTATCCCTGTGGATTTAAACGGTACGAGAACGGGTTACGCCGATTGGCTTCTTGAAGTGTTTGATAATCTGGGTATCAAAAAAGCTTACTTGCTTGGACTTTCGCTTGGTGGGCTTCATGTTATGAATTTTGTTTTGCGTGCGGCCGAGAGAGTAGAAAAGGCAGTTTTACTTAGTCCTGCGGAAACTTTCGTATCATTTCATCCAAATTTCTACAAATACGCACTTGGCCTTTTTGTACCTAACGGAGTTGAGAATTTTTTAAAATGGATGATGGGGGATCGTTACGTATTACATCCAAATTTTGCAAAGCAGTTTCATGCAGGCATTATGTGGCAGGATGAATTAAGAAATCAAAAACCTAAAGCTGATGGATTCCCATATGTTTTTACTGACGACGAATTAAAATCAGTAAAAGTTCCGATTCTCTTATTACTGAGCGAGTACGAAGTCATTTATGACCCGCAATCTGCCTTACATCGTGCTTTGTCTTTTGTTCCCGGTATCGAAGCGGAAATCGTAAATAATGCTGGCCACGTTTTGTCGATGGAACAGCCAGAATACGTTAATGGACGTGTATTGAGTTTTTTAGATAAATGAAAATTGAATTCATAGGTGTATGAAGGACCCGTATACACATAAGTGAGAGTATCTCCATCCAGTCGATACTTCGTAAACCGAATAAAAAAAAGTGAGAAACAGGCCTACTCACTGTTCCCCACCTTATAACGAAAACCATATGTATAGATTGCTGGTGCCGGTAGAGGGACTTGAACCCCCACGGTTTCCCTCACGATTTTGAGTCGCGCGCGTCTGCCAATTCCGCCATACCGGCCTATTCAAATGAAAACATGGTCGGGAAGACAGGATTCGAACCTGCGACCCCTTGGTCCCAAGCCAAGTACTCTACCAAGCTGAGCTACTTCCCGATTGCCAGCCATATCGGAGCTTCTCTCATTCGACAATTTCCGATAAGTATTGCAACACTTACATACTATACAGGCAAATTGAACCAATAGCAATACCGGATTTTTTTGGAATATAGTCATTTTTTCCTAGTTTTTAACTTCTCTCTACATGGTGTACAGATTTTTCCACAGGGTATTTGTCGTTTCAGGAAATCCTGCGGAAGGTTAAACGGATAGTCCAGCGGATGACGTCCGACAACGATCCAACGCCCATTCGGAAGCTTTTTCAACTGGTACACACGGAAAAATCGATCACTTGGATCGAAGGCAAACCATACCACAAGCGTCGCACATCTGCTACCCGAAGACAGGACCTTTGATTTTACAATTGGCGGTGCCCCTATCGTATCACCTACAGGAATCGCGAGTCGTCCGTTTATTCGCCGCAAATCAAGATTGCCGATCACTCGATTTGCCAGACAAGGAGTCATGAATTTTTGCAAGAAACGGCGAATTTTCAATTTGGAATGAAACCGCTTTGGCAAAAGGATTCCGCGATCCCCCACCCGCTTATGGGCCGAAAAGATAATCGTAAAGAACGCTTGCTCTGCCAATCGAATGACTTGCACCCATTGCTTTTTCATATAACGTCCCTCCCCCTGTCAGACTATGCATCGCGGGAGAAAAACGGTTGGACGCGTATCCGCATACATAAACCGTAGCGTGCGGGGCAAATTAATACGGTGTTCCCATTATCAAAACCCGCAGGAGGTATATCATGCCGAGCCAAATTAACACCGACTCGCTTAAAAAAGCAGAGGTAGCCACTACGCTGGCAAAAAATATGATTACGCAAGCGATCGAGCAATCTGCAGCGAATCCACAGCTCGCCGAAGAAGCCCTGAAGCAAGCGTCTCAGGAAATTGCCCAAGCCCAAACGATGGTATCCCAAGTCCAATCCACGCTGCAATCCCAAGCGCAAGCTCAACAAAGCAAATCCTAAACGAAATGCAGGCAGACCCGCACTATACTGGTGGTTTGCCTGTTTTCCCCATACAATAGCAATAGTTGAAGATTATTGCTAAAAAGGTGGGGGACGTATTGCCGCAACTTCAAGGATTGAATCATTTGCTTTTCTCTGTCTCTGATCTGGAGAAATCTTTTTGTTTTTACCGGGATATACTGCATGCCAAACCACTTGTACGAGGTCGCAAGCTGGCTTACTTTGACCTGAATGGCTATTGGTTAGCGCTGAATGAGGAACCAGACATCCCTCGCAATGAAATTGCTCACTCCTATACACACATGGCCTTCACTATCACAGAAGAGTCATTTGATGAGTGGTGTGCTCATTTGGAAAAGCATGGCGTTACCATTTTGCATGGACGGGATCGTTCGGAGCGAGATAAACGCTCCATTTATTTCACCGACCCTGATGGACATAAGTTCGAATTACATACAGGCACTCTCCAGGACCGTCTCACCTATTACCGGGACGAAAAGCATCACATGACCTTTTTTGAATAATCGATGGTGTTGCCCATTTCTTAATATACTTTTCACAAAATCACAATAGTTCCAAAGATTCAACTCCATTCGTAAATGCTATAATCTATAAAGCACTTATGGCCTATTCCTTTAATGAATAGGCCCGTTTTTCGTAAAAATTTGGAGGGATTTTATGTTTGGTAAGCGTGGCGCTCAAACTGTTACCGCCTCAATTCAAAAAAGCGATGTCCAAATGCCCGATCAGCTACAAGGAAAAGTGCATTTTTTGCAAATGAATCAGACAGACCTTGATCGGTTGAAACAAATTGAACCACTCTTAACAGAACACCTAGAGGCTATTACAGAGCGTCATTACCACATGCTTCGCCAATACTCCCATCTTATGCAGATCATCGAAACGCATACGACGGTTGATCGATTGGCCGTATCCTTTCGTCACTATTTGCAATCGCTTCCACATGCCAAGCTAGACGACGCCTATGTAGCCGGACGTAAGAAAATCGGAGAGGTCCACAGCAAGATTGGACTTGCGCCAGAATGGTATACGGGCTCTTACTTGCGGGTCTATGAGTATTTGATTCCCGCAATCGTCAACACCTATTCGAAACGTCCTCAAGAACTTTCTTCCGTCCTGTTGGCACTCATGAAGATCATCACGCTTGATTCGCAAATCGTCCTCCAATCGTATCAGGAGGACAATGATTTCAAAGTCATTGATCGTCTGGGCGAAGTTCTGGAGTTAGTGATTCAGATCGATAAATTCAAGCATGTGCTGGATACGATTGAGGATACGACTGAGGAAGCCGGCAATGTGGGCTCTGCTGCCGAGCAACTAAGCGAATCTGTGCAAAAAGTGGCTCAATCAGCCGTCTCTGTCGCAGAGAGTGCTTCCACTACCATCGAGCAAGCGACGATGGGCAAGGATATTATCCAAGAGTCATTGACCAGCTTTCTTTCCATGGCAGATGAATTCCAAGAGATGCAAACAAAAATTTCACAGCTAATGACATCCATTGCAGAAGTTTCCCAGGTCGTCCAAGTCATACGCAATATTGCGGATCAAACCAATCTTCTTGCATTGAATGCGTCAATTGAGGCAGCGCGAGCCAACGAACACGGCCGCGGCTTTGCTATCGTGGCAGATGAAGTACGGAAGCTCGCCGAACAGACCAAGCAATCCGTGCAAAGCATTACAGCCACAATCAACAATGTCCAGAATGAAGCTGTCCAGGTAAAAGAAACGGCCACTCTCATGAGCGACCATTTTAACGATAAAGTGATTCAGACACGTGATGCGATTGGGATATTAGGAGATATTGTGCAAAATATTGAGACTGTCGGGCATGCTACCGGACATATCGCAGCATTGGCACAAGAACAGTCTGCTGCCACCGATGATATTTCGATGCGCATATCGCAAGTCCAGACGAATATGGAGCAGGTCTCTTCGCACGTCTCGAATGTAGGTAAAAACGTCTATGATGTTGGCGCCGGCATTAACAGCCTGCACAAGTTGAGCATCACGCAAACGAGCCACTTAAAGACTAAGCATTACTTGCGAATCGTCAAAACCGACCATCTCTTATGGAGATGGTGGCTGTACAACTTCATGCTTGGCTATCACCACATTGATGAAAAAGAACTCGTCGACCATCATCAATGCCGCTTGGGGATTTGGTATGACGAGGCCCTGAACAATCCTTCCGTGAGCACCTTGCCCTCTTTCAAGCAATTGGATGCGCCTCATCGACAGTTCCATGAAACGGTTCGGCGAATTTACCACCTCGTCAAGCAAGGAAAACTAGAGGAAGCAGAAGCTGCGTTTGATACGTTAGAAGAAATCTCACAACGCATTCTCCACGTACTGGATCAGTTAGCCAACGAAGTTTCCTAATGCTATTATCTATTCGTCTTTTTCTTGCCCCGCTGCCTTTTGGAGGCAGCTTTTTTTGTTTGGACACGGTTTAACTCAGTGGCGGACAATGGTCTAGTACGAGCGTTGTTTCGCCTGACTCCTTTGGCTTTGGCAACTGATTTGCCAGTTCTCCCTGCTGATCTTGCTACTCCGACGCCAAACGCTTGCAATGCCCAGATCACAGGATACGAAATCGAGAGTCTGCCATTGGATGAACCAGCAAAATTCACTGCTGCAGCATAGTTGCCCGCAGTCAGCCAAACAGAGCCAGAATCTCCAGGCAAGGAGACGGGAACTGTACTTCTGATGACCGTCTGATTCAAAAAACGGATGGTCCCCAGTCCTCCGTAGTTCCCGTAACTGACATCAATATCGGTGTGGATCGATTCAACCGTTCCCCATGCCAGCCCCGATGAACGGCCCACTTTTTTCAATCTGCGCCCGATGCCATACGAACGAATCACTCCTGGTACTCTACCCACTGTTGCATAACGAGGGGCAAGGAGTCGATTGGAAATAGGGATACTAATCGCTGCATCCATTCGATTAGCTGCATTTCTCCGAAGCCGAACAAAGCGATACAAGCGCCCGATTCGGTCTCTTCCTGAACGGCCGCCGTCTGCTCCACCAGGCTGGATGGTCTCGGTATAGCCACTCGTATTGTTACGATTCAGGACGTGATTGTTGCTCAACACGAACCGTTGGCCTCCTCGGGCAACGATTAACCCAGCCGTTCCGGACGCTCCTGGGTAGCCGATGCTATATCCCGCAATCACAGGTCTGATTCTGCTGCGATAATTCGTTGCAGAGGGACGTACAGCAGGATGACAATGGCATCGTCCAGAGGTGACAGTTCGAACGGGAACGGATACATGAGTTGGAGTTGTCGCCACCTGCCTTTTGACAAGGACGCAGCTCGGGCAGCTCTTCTTCACGGCGGCACTTGCATTGACCGTATACATCACAATGCAGGCGCCGCCTTTTTTGTTTTTTCCGTTTGCGTAGCCAATCCCGATGCCAATTACGCCCGGCATCCGCTTCCACCTTTTGACCAAATGATTCTTGGCCAGGAGCGCTTCCTGAAAGGTTGCCATAGCACCCCTTCCTTTCTGGAGGTAGTTTGTTTTACATGGTCATCGTATGTAAAACTTGGCCAGCACTGTTGGACGCTTGTCATTGCGGGGAAGCCTTTTTTACGGATGGGAAAAAACCTCTTGTTCGAGCTGTAGTGGTGGGAGGAAACAGGAGAAAACGCTCCAGCTTCTTGGGCCTCCCGCTGTGGGATTGACTGCCCGACTCCATGAAAAAAAGCGAAACCCGCGTCCAAAGTCGTCCATTCAGGAGGCATCTCAGAGGTGGACGCTAAGAGCTTGTTTCTCTTTTTTTCATTGCGCCTCGGTCGGTGTCCCAAAGATCTTCGCTTATTTCTCCTGTTTCCTCTACGAGCTTTCCGTTTGATCCGATTTTTAAATCCCCTAAAAGATTGAAGAATCTCATCTGTTACGCCAGAGAAGAATATTTCCAGACGTAGCGACTTGTGAAGTCCTACCGAGCGGAGAAGGGATTCGCGGGCAAAAGAAACGCAACCGTGCTCGCGCTACGAAGCGGCTACCACTTTTGCGTTTCCCCGCGAATCCCTTCGGAGCGGACAGTCCCAGCCCCCAGCAGGACGGAGCCTGGAGCCTAGACTGGAAATATTCTTCTCTCCACCGCAGCCACGATAAAAGTAAACCGCCACCTCCTGTCTAACCAGGAAATGGCGGTTCATTATCTGATGATGTTAAGACGCTTCCGAAACAGTTACATTTGCTGGAGTAGTCTGAGATGCTTTTTTATTCGTATGAACCAGCAAGATGTTCAAGATGACGGCTGTCAAAGAACCTGTCACGATACCATTTTGCAGCATCATTTTTGCCAACGTAGGCAGTTGATCAAACATCGTAGGAACCGCAGCAGAGCCTAGTCCAACAGCGATACTGCAAGCAGCGATCAGCAGATTTTCGTTTTTGTTCAGATCAACCTGCGAGAGAATATTGATACCAGATGCAACAACCATCCCAAACATGGCAATCATCGCTCCACCCAATACCGCGTTAGGAATAACCGTTGTCAAAGCAGCCAGCTTCGGCAGTAAGCCGAGAACAACGAGGATTCCACCGGCACCAATCATCACATCACGCGATTTAATGCCAGTCAAGGAAACCAGACCAACGTTTTGCGAAAAAGCTGTGTAAGGGAATGCGTTGAAAATGCCACCAAGTACAATTGCGACCCCTTCCCCGCGCAATCCTTTGACTACATCTTGATCTGTTACTTTTGTATCCGTCACTTTACCAAGCGCAAAGTAAACGCCTGTGGACTCAGCCATGCTGATGATGTTGACGAGAATCATGGTAACAATGGCCACAATACTGAACTGTGGTGTACCGAAGTAAAACGGTTCAACCACACTAAACCAAGATGCTTCCACAACATTCGCAAAGCTGACCATCCCCATCATGTAAGCAACAGCCGTACCGACAATCAAGCCGAGCAATACCGAAATCGCACGAATAAATCCGGTAAAGAAACGATTAATAAGCAAAATAATAACCAGCGTTCCTAAAGCCAAAAGCAAATTGTGCGGTTGTCCAAAGTCCGGCATGCCTTGTCCGCCAGCCGCGTTGTTCATCGCAACGGGAATGAGCGACAGTCCAATGATCGTAACGACCGAACCTTGAACAACGGTTGGGAAAAAGCGCAGCAGCTTACCAAACAGTGGAGCTGCCAAGACAACGAATATACCCGATATGATGATGGCACCATAGGCGGTCGCTAGATTACTCGTAGACGCAATCGCGATAATGGGCCCTACTGCTGTAAACGTACAGCCTAGCACAACAGGAAGGCGTATCCCTGTATAACGTGTGCCAAGGACTTGCAAGAGCGTCGCGATTCCGCATGTAAAAAGGTCGGCAGCAATCAAATAAGCGATTTGCGTAGGAGTCAGATTCAAAGCACCACCGATAATCAACGGTACGACGACGGCTCCTGCATACATGGCAAGAATGTGCTGTAAGCCCAAAGTAACAATCTTATGTTTGGCTAGCATGAGTGAACCCTTACCTCCTATTCATTTTTTGATTATACGCGTGCAGGCTCTTCTTCCATAAAGTGAATGCCTTCTGGTGACATTGATTCAATACGTGCCAATGATTCGATTCGCACGCCAGCTTGCTCCAAAAGACCGCGGCCTTCCTGGAAGCTTTTTTCAATAACAGCGCCAACTCCGACG is from Brevibacillus brevis and encodes:
- a CDS encoding nucleobase:cation symporter-2 family protein, which gives rise to MLAKHKIVTLGLQHILAMYAGAVVVPLIIGGALNLTPTQIAYLIAADLFTCGIATLLQVLGTRYTGIRLPVVLGCTFTAVGPIIAIASTSNLATAYGAIIISGIFVVLAAPLFGKLLRFFPTVVQGSVVTIIGLSLIPVAMNNAAGGQGMPDFGQPHNLLLALGTLVIILLINRFFTGFIRAISVLLGLIVGTAVAYMMGMVSFANVVEASWFSVVEPFYFGTPQFSIVAIVTMILVNIISMAESTGVYFALGKVTDTKVTDQDVVKGLRGEGVAIVLGGIFNAFPYTAFSQNVGLVSLTGIKSRDVMIGAGGILVVLGLLPKLAALTTVIPNAVLGGAMIAMFGMVVASGINILSQVDLNKNENLLIAACSIAVGLGSAAVPTMFDQLPTLAKMMLQNGIVTGSLTAVILNILLVHTNKKASQTTPANVTVSEAS
- a CDS encoding protoglobin domain-containing protein, with product MFGKRGAQTVTASIQKSDVQMPDQLQGKVHFLQMNQTDLDRLKQIEPLLTEHLEAITERHYHMLRQYSHLMQIIETHTTVDRLAVSFRHYLQSLPHAKLDDAYVAGRKKIGEVHSKIGLAPEWYTGSYLRVYEYLIPAIVNTYSKRPQELSSVLLALMKIITLDSQIVLQSYQEDNDFKVIDRLGEVLELVIQIDKFKHVLDTIEDTTEEAGNVGSAAEQLSESVQKVAQSAVSVAESASTTIEQATMGKDIIQESLTSFLSMADEFQEMQTKISQLMTSIAEVSQVVQVIRNIADQTNLLALNASIEAARANEHGRGFAIVADEVRKLAEQTKQSVQSITATINNVQNEAVQVKETATLMSDHFNDKVIQTRDAIGILGDIVQNIETVGHATGHIAALAQEQSAATDDISMRISQVQTNMEQVSSHVSNVGKNVYDVGAGINSLHKLSITQTSHLKTKHYLRIVKTDHLLWRWWLYNFMLGYHHIDEKELVDHHQCRLGIWYDEALNNPSVSTLPSFKQLDAPHRQFHETVRRIYHLVKQGKLEEAEAAFDTLEEISQRILHVLDQLANEVS